A single genomic interval of Granulicella tundricola MP5ACTX9 harbors:
- a CDS encoding TolC family protein: MKNKLLLNQIALLGAALVFLAPVIDAQSTSSNSPLSNSIATPRPFDPGTNTTNPSALAVQAQNPYLGSVATRPLTLGVLPLSLTEVVDLGLKANLGLIDTEQEHAQSRAARMRALSVLLPQLNAELIGAFRDFPLNTIGAQKLGLPNMIGNFNYQTADISLQQKVLDISALHEVKASHAEEQVSEASLADARNIVVLASTSAYLQVLASQSRVQEAQAEQASSQALESLLKDRVKREVSPEIDAIRATVTRESAEQRLALAQVRLEKDKLGLTRIIGLPVEQEFTLTTDLGFTKAPQQDLDTLVQEATASRQDLKAAAARVEYSKQLVKAQTAKRLPELEIKANGGETGVNFGHAYGTYEVAGRLSVPIFTGRRIEADVLTAEATLHRREAEYQDLQQRTRYDVRSAVLDLRAADTSVEVAKTNLHLAKEGLRQAKDRFEAGVSNSLELIQAQQAVASAEDNDIASVYAHNLAKLLLVRSTGTAERDYTTYLGVQ, encoded by the coding sequence ATGAAAAATAAATTACTGCTAAATCAAATTGCCCTGCTGGGGGCCGCCCTCGTCTTCCTTGCGCCAGTGATTGATGCACAGAGTACGAGCAGCAACAGCCCACTCTCAAACAGCATCGCTACGCCACGTCCCTTTGACCCCGGTACAAACACGACGAACCCGAGTGCCTTGGCTGTCCAAGCGCAAAATCCTTACCTCGGCAGCGTCGCCACCCGACCGCTTACTCTAGGCGTGCTTCCGCTCTCGCTCACCGAGGTCGTTGATCTTGGCCTGAAGGCAAACCTGGGCCTGATCGATACGGAGCAGGAACACGCGCAGTCGCGCGCGGCAAGAATGCGTGCCCTGTCGGTGCTGCTCCCACAACTGAACGCCGAGCTCATCGGAGCTTTCAGGGATTTCCCGCTGAACACCATCGGTGCTCAGAAGCTTGGTCTTCCCAACATGATCGGGAACTTCAACTATCAGACTGCCGACATCTCTCTTCAGCAGAAGGTTCTGGACATCTCCGCGCTTCACGAAGTCAAGGCTTCTCATGCCGAGGAGCAGGTAAGCGAAGCGTCTTTAGCGGATGCAAGAAATATCGTTGTGCTTGCTTCGACGAGCGCCTACCTGCAAGTGCTTGCAAGCCAGTCGAGGGTGCAGGAAGCGCAGGCCGAGCAGGCGTCGTCCCAGGCGCTGGAATCGTTGCTCAAGGATCGGGTGAAGCGCGAGGTTTCTCCGGAGATCGATGCGATTCGCGCAACCGTGACGAGAGAGAGTGCAGAACAGCGCTTGGCTCTCGCTCAGGTGCGGCTTGAAAAAGACAAGCTCGGGTTGACCCGCATCATCGGTCTACCCGTGGAGCAGGAGTTCACCTTGACCACCGACCTCGGCTTCACGAAGGCACCTCAGCAGGATCTCGATACGCTCGTTCAAGAGGCAACCGCCTCAAGGCAGGACCTGAAGGCCGCTGCCGCCCGCGTGGAGTATTCAAAGCAGCTTGTCAAAGCGCAGACTGCGAAGCGTCTTCCCGAACTTGAGATCAAGGCGAACGGCGGAGAAACGGGCGTCAACTTCGGACATGCCTACGGAACCTACGAAGTGGCCGGCCGCCTGAGCGTGCCGATCTTCACCGGCCGCCGCATCGAAGCGGATGTGCTGACCGCTGAAGCCACTCTTCATCGCCGTGAAGCTGAGTATCAGGATCTACAGCAGCGCACCCGGTACGACGTGCGCTCTGCCGTGCTCGACCTTCGGGCGGCCGATACTAGCGTAGAGGTCGCGAAGACAAACCTGCACTTGGCCAAGGAAGGTCTTCGCCAGGCAAAGGATCGTTTCGAGGCTGGCGTTTCGAATAGCCTTGAGCTCATCCAGGCCCAGCAGGCCGTTGCCAGCGCGGAAGACAACGATATCGCAAGCGTCTACGCACACAATCTCGCAAAGCTCCTCCTGGTTCGTTCCACGGGAACCGCGGAGCGCGATTACACCACTTACTTGGGAGTCCAGTAG
- a CDS encoding HlyD family secretion protein codes for MSDINSNHSRISVSLTVVALLILLCGGAFLWSRDHGSVSTDDAQVDGHVHPINARVGGTVVWVNPDIDDTKFVKAGTVLAHLDTNDYQPAIDRLEGDVQAQQAQLQTAELAVPITQTTSSSKLASAHDSEAEAEAELASAKAGVRAASAQVQQAEASSRRAENDRARYEQLVNSHEISRSEYDTRMTDANVTAAQLSAAQANLQAADQKVQAAEQHIAERKQDVLSAATAPELVATARSSVERVSGELKKSKAALHDAQLNLGYTDIIAPVSGIVGRRSIETGQRIAPGQLLLNIVPTDDIWVTANYKETQLRHVQPGAPVTIHIDTYGSDIQGSVESIGGATGSKYALIAPDNATGNYVKVVQRIPVRIRLKTVLADGRPLLPGMSVETSVR; via the coding sequence ATGTCCGACATCAATTCCAATCACAGCCGCATCTCGGTATCGCTCACCGTCGTCGCGCTCCTCATCCTGCTTTGTGGAGGAGCCTTCCTGTGGTCACGCGATCACGGCTCCGTCTCTACCGATGACGCACAGGTTGATGGCCACGTTCACCCCATCAACGCCCGCGTGGGAGGCACCGTCGTCTGGGTGAATCCTGATATCGACGACACAAAATTCGTCAAGGCAGGCACGGTGCTGGCGCATCTCGATACGAACGACTACCAGCCTGCGATCGACCGCCTTGAAGGCGATGTGCAGGCGCAACAGGCGCAGTTGCAGACCGCTGAACTTGCGGTGCCGATCACCCAGACGACAAGCTCCAGCAAGCTCGCATCCGCGCACGACTCAGAGGCTGAAGCCGAGGCGGAGCTTGCCAGCGCAAAGGCCGGCGTCCGCGCTGCCTCGGCCCAGGTCCAGCAGGCGGAGGCGAGCTCCCGCCGTGCGGAGAACGATCGCGCCCGCTACGAGCAACTCGTCAACTCGCATGAGATCTCACGCTCTGAGTACGACACACGCATGACCGACGCGAACGTCACAGCGGCGCAACTCTCAGCCGCCCAGGCGAACCTGCAGGCGGCCGATCAGAAGGTACAGGCCGCGGAACAGCATATCGCCGAGCGCAAACAGGATGTGCTCTCTGCCGCGACAGCCCCGGAGCTCGTAGCCACCGCCCGCAGCAGCGTAGAGCGCGTCTCGGGCGAGCTGAAGAAGTCGAAAGCCGCATTGCACGACGCACAGTTGAACCTTGGCTACACCGACATCATCGCTCCCGTCAGTGGAATCGTCGGACGCCGCAGCATTGAAACAGGTCAGAGAATCGCCCCGGGCCAACTACTTCTCAACATCGTTCCCACCGACGACATCTGGGTTACTGCAAACTACAAGGAGACACAGCTGCGCCACGTCCAACCCGGCGCGCCCGTGACGATCCACATCGATACCTACGGCAGTGATATTCAGGGCTCGGTAGAAAGCATCGGCGGTGCAACCGGCTCGAAGTACGCCCTGATCGCACCGGATAACGCCACGGGAAACTACGTCAAGGTCGTCCAGCGGATTCCAGTCCGCATCCGTCTCAAGACTGTACTCGCCGATGGCCGCCCTCTTCTTCCAGGCATGTCAGTTGAAACCAGCGTGAGGTAA
- a CDS encoding LysR family transcriptional regulator, producing the protein MIENRHLRYFLEVARTLHITRAAERLHIAQPALTQNMQQLEQELGVELFERKGRRISLTEAGRVFEREAEHSLRVFLGAQLAAQRAVRGEVGKVVIGFQSTAGLTVIPHLLKQLGNKYPEIEVALREMGTSAQRKALRQGELDVAIMYTLPDDEFSHHELTPEPLVIALPESHPLAARDSIAVKELAKERFVLPAPEVAEVLYHAVLAECADSGFQPLHIQEVSTAQTALGIVSAGFGISILPAAIQALPRKGVVLKPIRNSRLQVQLALMWPADHASPIIPKLLECLL; encoded by the coding sequence ATGATTGAGAATCGGCATCTCCGCTACTTTCTTGAGGTCGCACGCACACTTCACATCACGCGCGCTGCTGAACGCCTTCATATCGCTCAGCCCGCTTTGACTCAGAACATGCAGCAGTTAGAGCAGGAGTTGGGAGTTGAACTCTTCGAGCGCAAAGGAAGACGAATCTCACTTACAGAAGCTGGGCGCGTCTTCGAGCGTGAGGCGGAACACAGCCTTCGCGTGTTCCTGGGCGCACAACTCGCGGCTCAACGAGCTGTCCGAGGAGAGGTTGGCAAGGTCGTCATTGGGTTCCAGAGCACTGCCGGCCTCACCGTCATCCCTCACCTGCTCAAGCAACTTGGCAATAAGTATCCAGAGATCGAGGTTGCGCTCCGGGAGATGGGTACGTCTGCGCAGCGCAAAGCGCTTCGACAAGGCGAACTAGACGTGGCGATCATGTACACGCTGCCTGACGATGAGTTTTCTCATCATGAACTCACACCGGAGCCACTGGTCATTGCTCTTCCTGAGTCTCACCCGCTCGCAGCCCGAGACTCAATTGCGGTCAAGGAGCTTGCCAAGGAAAGATTCGTCCTTCCCGCTCCAGAAGTGGCAGAGGTTCTGTACCACGCAGTCCTGGCAGAGTGTGCCGATTCAGGTTTCCAACCTCTCCATATCCAGGAAGTTTCGACTGCACAAACCGCCCTCGGCATTGTTTCAGCCGGCTTTGGAATCTCCATCCTTCCAGCCGCGATCCAAGCGCTGCCTCGTAAAGGCGTCGTGTTGAAACCGATTCGCAATAGTCGGCTCCAGGTTCAACTGGCTTTGATGTGGCCTGCTGATCATGCATCTCCGATCATTCCCAAGCTGCTTGAATGCCTGCTCTAG
- a CDS encoding MFS transporter, translated as MNNNSGGFTETQHESRAIGATLLAFTLATGMEQWTGNGLSVTLTDLTGTLGSSADEASWAITLYGTAFAVSVALTHRLANLLGNRRLMSFACLLYAVTSLGCAESSTLAPFLCFRVLQGFAGGVFLARTLVFITHQYERKDRAGSLRLYGAGFFFIGRLLAPILSGWFADVLSWRLLFVANVPVMLLAAWLFHRYAAPYWSDDIEEQRADILGIALLLVGICSLQTVLSRGEIDDWFGSNRIILLTTIGVACNLLFVAWQFAPRNRGPLLHLAQLRDRGLFSAAVLGAVLGMLLGGSLYVLPQYLRRVESHSALQTGELMSISGVAGIAMLLIVPQLAKVIMKVGGKAVMAFALFVQMLSMAWLGYIITGDTPDRNLWIPLVLNGIFVGISVPSLALAAFIRMEDKHASSARAIYYGARQLGASLGVTAVVVLIDRRATLHSSRLIESLFSRDLSILGVTIDPNNARRVAGIITKQSLVLTFADVFYAMAALAAAMLLFLPLLPSLEATSPAKVDPEGAASLKPFSGHVIESSL; from the coding sequence ATGAATAACAATTCCGGCGGGTTCACCGAAACACAGCATGAGTCGAGAGCCATCGGTGCCACCCTGCTGGCCTTCACTTTGGCTACCGGGATGGAGCAGTGGACTGGAAATGGGCTTAGTGTCACGCTGACGGATCTTACGGGGACGCTAGGTTCCTCCGCCGATGAGGCAAGCTGGGCGATCACACTCTACGGAACCGCCTTTGCTGTCTCTGTCGCGCTCACGCACCGTCTGGCGAACTTGCTCGGCAATCGCAGGCTCATGAGCTTTGCGTGCCTCCTGTATGCAGTCACCTCCCTCGGTTGCGCGGAGAGCTCCACGCTTGCCCCATTCCTCTGCTTCCGCGTGCTGCAAGGCTTCGCCGGCGGGGTGTTCCTGGCCAGGACATTGGTCTTCATCACGCACCAATACGAGCGGAAGGACCGCGCAGGCAGTCTTCGGCTTTACGGCGCTGGTTTCTTCTTCATCGGTCGGCTCTTAGCGCCGATCCTGTCTGGATGGTTCGCCGATGTCCTGAGCTGGCGGCTCTTATTCGTTGCCAATGTACCGGTGATGCTTCTTGCGGCTTGGCTGTTTCATCGCTACGCCGCTCCGTATTGGAGTGATGACATTGAGGAGCAACGCGCGGACATTCTCGGCATCGCTCTCCTGCTCGTGGGAATCTGCTCCCTGCAGACGGTCTTGAGCCGCGGTGAGATCGATGACTGGTTCGGCTCGAACAGGATAATCTTGCTCACGACCATTGGCGTCGCCTGCAACCTCCTCTTTGTCGCCTGGCAGTTTGCACCGCGCAATCGCGGACCCTTGTTGCACCTCGCCCAACTCCGTGACCGTGGACTCTTCTCGGCCGCGGTCCTTGGCGCCGTGCTTGGGATGCTGCTGGGTGGCAGCCTGTATGTGTTGCCTCAGTACCTGCGGCGAGTTGAATCGCACTCAGCGTTGCAGACCGGCGAACTCATGTCGATCAGCGGAGTTGCGGGAATCGCGATGCTCCTGATCGTGCCCCAATTAGCCAAAGTGATTATGAAGGTCGGCGGAAAGGCCGTAATGGCATTCGCCCTCTTCGTCCAGATGCTCTCCATGGCGTGGCTCGGCTACATCATCACCGGCGATACCCCCGACCGCAATCTCTGGATTCCGTTGGTCCTGAATGGCATCTTCGTTGGCATCTCTGTTCCCAGCCTTGCGCTGGCCGCGTTTATCCGGATGGAGGACAAGCATGCCTCCAGCGCTCGCGCGATCTACTATGGCGCCCGCCAGCTTGGTGCTTCTCTGGGCGTCACCGCGGTGGTTGTTCTGATCGATCGCAGGGCCACTCTTCATTCCTCGAGACTGATCGAAAGTCTTTTCAGTCGCGATCTTTCGATCCTTGGCGTGACGATCGATCCAAACAACGCTCGCCGAGTAGCAGGGATCATCACAAAGCAAAGTCTGGTCCTGACCTTCGCCGACGTCTTCTATGCCATGGCCGCGTTGGCCGCGGCGATGCTACTGTTTCTACCGCTACTGCCATCGCTTGAAGCCACCTCTCCCGCAAAGGTAGATCCAGAAGGCGCAGCTTCTTTGAAGCCTTTCAGCGGGCACGTTATTGAGTCATCCCTATGA